The following are from one region of the Sandaracinus amylolyticus genome:
- a CDS encoding serine/threonine-protein kinase → MAHQKESAAPTREVEPALRDPERLIGQTLGGKYRVSGVLARGGMGRIYRAEQVPLGRPVALKVLHSELDETGGDPGFQKRFLLEAASCAQLRHPNIVVVYDYGRLEESSREAYFMAMELIEGPTLGQVLRDEGPLAIARALRITREVARALREAHRQEMVHRDLKPSNVMLVTTGEGEQVKVLDFGLVKVMRDDSEELTKEGHFLGSPKYMAPEQIRRGPVDGRADLYALGVLLYQMISGRVPFEGDDPVQTLMAHLNDPVPPIPSTIEVPPSVQQLLLRCLQKDPALRFASAEELIRAIDEIAPMVPGWSAQARHAMTVSGEIATMGSSSFPLSLGTAPPPPVAAAPPARTGRGARIAIVAGVAVAAGLAAIASSGGGEPEIAAPPVIATPLPPSPPPVEAPAPRFTLFVASTPQGATLRRGDEVIGTTPTFVELERAALESSPATFRVELDGYAPYVWTQGPSSDDVHVSAELAALPPAVVAPPVEPTPEPRVERRRRDRDRTTTTTGGEDFAIKTRR, encoded by the coding sequence GAAGGAGTCCGCGGCGCCCACGCGTGAGGTCGAGCCGGCGCTGCGCGATCCCGAGCGGCTGATCGGCCAGACGCTCGGCGGCAAATATCGCGTGTCGGGCGTGCTCGCGCGCGGCGGGATGGGCCGCATCTACCGAGCCGAGCAAGTACCGCTCGGACGCCCCGTCGCGCTCAAGGTGCTGCACTCGGAGCTCGACGAGACCGGCGGCGATCCCGGCTTCCAGAAGCGCTTCCTGCTCGAGGCCGCGAGCTGCGCGCAGCTGCGGCACCCGAACATCGTCGTCGTGTACGACTACGGCCGGCTCGAGGAGTCGTCGCGCGAGGCGTACTTCATGGCGATGGAGCTGATCGAGGGGCCGACCCTCGGTCAGGTGCTGCGCGACGAAGGGCCGCTCGCGATCGCGCGGGCGCTGCGCATCACGCGCGAGGTCGCGCGCGCGCTGCGCGAGGCGCATCGCCAGGAGATGGTCCACCGCGACCTCAAGCCGTCGAACGTGATGCTGGTGACGACGGGCGAGGGCGAGCAGGTGAAGGTGCTCGACTTCGGGCTCGTGAAGGTGATGCGCGACGACTCGGAGGAGCTGACGAAGGAAGGCCACTTCCTCGGCTCGCCGAAGTACATGGCGCCCGAGCAGATCCGCCGCGGCCCGGTCGACGGGCGCGCCGATCTCTACGCGCTCGGCGTGCTGCTCTACCAGATGATCTCGGGGCGCGTGCCCTTCGAGGGCGACGATCCGGTGCAGACGCTGATGGCGCACCTGAACGATCCGGTGCCGCCGATCCCGAGCACGATCGAGGTGCCGCCGAGCGTGCAGCAGCTCTTGCTGCGCTGTCTGCAGAAGGACCCGGCGCTGCGCTTCGCGAGCGCCGAGGAGCTCATCCGTGCGATCGACGAGATCGCGCCGATGGTCCCGGGCTGGAGCGCGCAGGCGCGGCACGCGATGACGGTGTCGGGGGAGATCGCGACGATGGGCTCGTCGTCGTTCCCGCTCTCGCTCGGCACCGCGCCGCCGCCTCCGGTCGCGGCGGCACCTCCGGCGCGCACGGGGCGCGGCGCGCGGATCGCGATCGTGGCGGGTGTCGCGGTCGCGGCGGGGCTCGCGGCGATCGCGAGCAGCGGCGGTGGCGAGCCCGAGATCGCGGCGCCGCCGGTGATCGCGACCCCGCTGCCGCCGAGCCCGCCGCCGGTCGAAGCGCCGGCGCCGCGGTTCACGCTCTTCGTCGCGAGCACGCCGCAGGGCGCGACGCTGCGGCGCGGCGACGAGGTCATCGGCACCACGCCGACGTTCGTCGAGCTCGAGCGCGCGGCGCTCGAGAGCTCGCCCGCGACGTTCCGCGTCGAGCTCGACGGATACGCGCCGTACGTGTGGACCCAGGGCCCTTCGAGCGACGACGTGCACGTCTCGGCGGAGCTCGCGGCGCTGCCTCCGGCGGTGGTCGCGCCTCCGGTCGAGCCGACGCCCGAGCCGCGCGTCGAGCGACGCCGTCGCGATCGTGATCGAACGACGACGACGACGGGCGGAGAGGACTTCGCGATCAAGACGCGCCGCTGA